In Halalkalibaculum roseum, a single window of DNA contains:
- a CDS encoding InlB B-repeat-containing protein, producing MKKFTLVSLAIASLLLISCKSPTGDEGTEKFRLNISVEPLEAGAVSPVQGEYDKGEKVQLIATPNEHWVFLQWGGDHTGTISTTTITMDKDKTITALFNAREYPLNISIEGQGSVGERVVQQKNDGYEAGTLVELTAVADEGWLFQEWQGALTGTENPATITINAETIVTAIFARKNYGLTVSVEGEGTVSEEVIPAKTTDYPYQTTVQLTANPAEGWEFSHWSGDVTGETNPVQITIEGDSEVTAVFIKRYFTVTISYSGAGSTFIDLITGNRSGDQYEYGSVISIRVQPYDNWEFIRWEGDLSGTENPMEVTVTGNITATAVMKQTLFDGEGTISNPYLITTLDQLQAVSSFIDKHFRQVNNIDASETEYWNEGRGFQPIAFIGIGSFTGSYDGGGFTISGLTVDLSGGIYLENTTAGLFGRIQNAQIKDLTLTNINITSVPGVPVGGLAGWATSGSTIQNVHVTGQITGNDNIGGLVGIAETVLISGSSTDVAVNGNNSVGGLVGYSGLAWIYNSQAMGSVTGIQSVGGLIGNRQVGEMISYSSAKGDVSGAVNVGGLIGSSFNTVGPVLVSYATGNVTGEQNVGGLIGIYNGSGLINQGYASGSVTSTNNGSFAGGLIGRLLSGELSKSYALGDVSGYSGVGGAIGRNDTDGSVTETYAAGRVTATQFYGGLMGVNQGVLNASYWDTETSGQAGPVWDPYQGVNNATGLTTSEMTGTNAQLNMSEFDWLTTWKTGTGYPVFKTTTPKAVTYSKR from the coding sequence ATGAAAAAGTTTACATTAGTTTCACTGGCAATAGCAAGCCTATTGCTTATTTCCTGCAAATCCCCAACAGGAGATGAAGGAACCGAGAAATTCCGGCTCAATATATCGGTTGAACCGCTGGAAGCCGGAGCGGTAAGTCCGGTACAAGGGGAGTACGATAAGGGGGAAAAGGTTCAATTGATTGCAACTCCGAATGAGCACTGGGTATTTTTGCAATGGGGTGGTGATCATACAGGTACTATCAGTACAACCACTATCACCATGGATAAAGATAAGACCATTACGGCCCTGTTCAATGCCAGGGAATATCCTCTGAATATTTCTATTGAGGGACAGGGTTCGGTTGGAGAACGGGTAGTGCAGCAAAAAAATGATGGATACGAAGCCGGTACACTGGTGGAATTGACCGCCGTGGCCGATGAAGGATGGCTGTTCCAGGAATGGCAGGGAGCTTTGACCGGAACAGAAAATCCCGCCACCATCACCATCAACGCTGAAACTATAGTGACGGCAATCTTTGCCAGGAAAAACTACGGCCTGACGGTTTCGGTAGAAGGAGAGGGCACGGTCTCTGAAGAAGTGATACCGGCAAAAACAACCGATTATCCCTACCAGACTACGGTACAGCTGACCGCAAATCCTGCCGAGGGCTGGGAATTTTCACACTGGTCAGGAGATGTGACGGGCGAAACCAATCCGGTTCAGATTACTATTGAAGGTGATTCGGAAGTGACGGCTGTATTTATAAAAAGGTATTTTACCGTAACCATTTCATACTCGGGTGCCGGGAGTACCTTTATTGATCTTATCACGGGCAATCGCTCGGGTGATCAATATGAATATGGCTCCGTTATCAGTATCAGGGTTCAACCTTATGACAACTGGGAGTTTATTCGCTGGGAAGGCGACCTCTCCGGCACCGAGAACCCTATGGAGGTTACGGTGACCGGTAATATTACGGCCACTGCCGTTATGAAACAGACACTTTTTGATGGGGAAGGAACCATAAGTAATCCCTACCTGATAACAACTTTGGATCAACTTCAGGCTGTCAGTAGTTTCATCGACAAACACTTTCGTCAAGTGAATAACATCGATGCTTCTGAAACCGAATACTGGAATGAGGGTCGAGGATTCCAGCCTATAGCGTTCATAGGAATCGGTAGTTTTACCGGATCTTATGATGGCGGCGGATTTACTATTAGCGGGCTAACGGTTGATCTAAGCGGTGGCATTTATTTAGAAAATACCACTGCCGGGCTATTTGGCAGAATACAAAATGCGCAAATTAAAGATCTGACACTGACGAATATTAACATAACATCGGTACCCGGAGTCCCTGTAGGTGGGCTGGCGGGTTGGGCTACCTCGGGAAGTACAATTCAAAATGTCCATGTCACCGGACAAATAACCGGCAATGATAATATTGGCGGGTTGGTGGGTATAGCCGAAACGGTACTCATCAGCGGATCTAGTACGGATGTTGCTGTTAATGGTAATAACAGTGTGGGCGGACTGGTCGGTTATTCAGGATTAGCCTGGATTTATAACTCCCAGGCAATGGGAAGTGTTACCGGTATTCAGAGCGTGGGTGGATTGATCGGGAATCGCCAGGTTGGAGAAATGATCAGCTATTCATCAGCAAAAGGGGATGTTTCCGGTGCCGTCAACGTGGGCGGTCTGATCGGCAGCAGCTTTAATACGGTAGGGCCTGTTTTGGTTTCATATGCTACGGGTAATGTAACCGGTGAGCAGAATGTCGGAGGATTGATCGGTATCTATAACGGATCGGGTCTTATCAATCAGGGTTATGCAAGCGGTTCGGTAACTTCCACAAATAACGGTTCCTTTGCCGGCGGTCTAATCGGCAGATTGCTTTCCGGTGAATTGAGCAAATCATATGCGCTGGGAGATGTTTCCGGTTATTCCGGTGTAGGCGGTGCCATTGGTCGCAATGATACCGATGGATCGGTTACCGAGACCTATGCGGCAGGACGGGTTACAGCAACGCAATTCTATGGCGGATTGATGGGAGTAAACCAGGGCGTACTGAATGCCAGTTACTGGGATACGGAAACCTCCGGCCAGGCCGGCCCCGTTTGGGATCCCTACCAAGGGGTAAATAATGCCACCGGACTGACGACATCAGAAATGACCGGAACCAATGCGCAATTGAATATGTCGGAATTTGACTGGCTGACTACCTGGAAAACAGGAACCGGCTATCCGGTATTTAAAACTACAACTCCTAAAGCAGTTACGTATTCCAAACGCTGA
- a CDS encoding serine hydrolase domain-containing protein encodes MRTTLPILLFILYLVSCTNEDDKNPAANITTRIDTYIQKEQKDNFFSGTVTVSSGETTLFSKATGIADRSWDIPMQPDYHFDIASINKSFIVALILLAVEEEKVSLQDNLTDLLSGYTYSGQYHKDITIHQMLSHTSGLPDYDSVEPELSANEFLRLKRMHFNNAEYVDFISNLKPADEPGEKFYYSNFSYHLLAIILEDIYESEFNSLLQEKISRPLNLSNTYSETSRRKVHQEVAEGYTLKDGEWLRNDYIDLSLGRRIFSTSRDLYRWALAMDDTTFLRKESLRLMKTNHLQDISNRVSYGYGWVIHEDNTNYEMGKLPTAKPYIIHGGSTGGYKSILVNLNNGEWIISILSNSGNQTDELKMAQDITTILEETHND; translated from the coding sequence ATGAGAACGACTTTACCGATCCTGCTTTTTATACTCTACCTGGTATCCTGCACCAATGAGGATGACAAAAATCCGGCGGCCAATATCACAACCCGGATCGATACCTATATACAGAAAGAACAGAAAGACAATTTTTTTAGCGGTACGGTGACCGTAAGCTCTGGAGAAACCACGCTGTTTTCCAAGGCAACCGGAATAGCGGATCGTAGTTGGGATATTCCCATGCAACCGGATTATCATTTTGATATTGCTTCCATTAACAAATCATTCATTGTGGCCCTTATATTGCTTGCTGTGGAGGAAGAGAAGGTATCATTGCAGGACAACCTGACGGACTTACTCTCCGGCTATACCTACTCGGGCCAATACCATAAGGACATCACCATCCATCAGATGCTCTCACATACCTCAGGTTTGCCGGACTATGATTCTGTTGAACCTGAACTGTCAGCCAATGAGTTTCTAAGGTTAAAAAGAATGCATTTCAACAATGCAGAGTATGTTGATTTTATCAGTAATCTAAAACCGGCAGATGAGCCCGGAGAGAAGTTTTATTACAGCAATTTTTCCTATCACCTGCTGGCAATTATTCTTGAAGATATCTACGAAAGTGAATTTAATTCCCTGCTACAGGAAAAAATTTCCCGGCCATTAAACCTGTCCAATACCTATTCCGAGACATCCCGACGCAAGGTGCATCAAGAGGTAGCAGAAGGGTACACTTTGAAAGACGGAGAGTGGCTGCGCAATGACTATATAGATTTGAGCCTTGGTCGGCGCATATTTTCCACATCCCGGGATCTATATCGGTGGGCACTGGCTATGGACGATACTACGTTTTTAAGGAAAGAATCACTGCGGTTAATGAAAACCAATCACCTTCAGGATATCAGTAACAGGGTTTCCTACGGTTACGGCTGGGTGATTCATGAGGATAATACAAATTACGAAATGGGAAAGCTACCAACCGCTAAACCCTATATCATTCACGGGGGATCTACCGGAGGCTACAAGTCCATACTCGTAAACCTGAACAATGGTGAGTGGATAATTTCAATACTCTCCAATTCCGGCAATCAGACCGATGAACTTAAAATGGCACAAGACATAACAACGATATTAGAGGAAACTCACAATGACTAG
- a CDS encoding LytTR family DNA-binding domain-containing protein, translating into MVNLSSRQLKNPGTYLLKYKLEYLLTLSTGFFLFVVLYLYEGFNIQQGLSLSGHSLLFRALSFGALTSLSFYINEMYTKKMFRPDSVLQLIAWHSWEIFKGACLTFLLFNFFWNWTEFTWASFSLLLGEYTIVMIFPIAVSYLAAGQAKRATFSESMLVFESENKKDRLAVHPENFLYITSEDNYIDIYYLLSGKVEHQLQRNTLKNIQSAFRENPYLKKCHRSYLVNPQNIRQIHHSGKSMKLNLGHQIEIPVSGKYFSEFSTLLD; encoded by the coding sequence ATGGTTAATTTATCATCACGGCAGTTGAAGAATCCCGGAACATATTTATTAAAGTATAAGCTGGAGTATCTCCTCACCCTATCCACCGGCTTCTTTCTATTTGTAGTACTCTACTTGTATGAGGGTTTCAATATTCAACAGGGACTATCATTATCAGGACACAGCCTGCTTTTCAGAGCACTATCATTCGGAGCTTTAACTTCGCTCAGCTTTTATATCAATGAAATGTACACGAAAAAAATGTTTCGACCGGACTCGGTACTTCAATTGATTGCATGGCATAGCTGGGAGATATTCAAAGGAGCCTGCCTCACTTTTCTTCTATTTAACTTTTTTTGGAACTGGACTGAATTTACGTGGGCCAGCTTTAGTCTGCTACTGGGAGAGTATACCATCGTGATGATATTCCCGATAGCGGTCAGTTACCTGGCAGCAGGGCAGGCAAAGAGGGCCACATTTTCCGAATCCATGCTGGTATTTGAATCGGAGAATAAAAAAGATAGACTGGCGGTCCATCCTGAAAACTTTCTCTATATCACCTCCGAGGATAATTATATTGACATCTATTATTTATTATCAGGTAAGGTCGAACATCAGTTACAGCGTAATACCCTGAAAAATATTCAATCCGCATTCCGTGAAAATCCCTATTTGAAGAAGTGCCATCGCAGCTACCTTGTCAATCCCCAAAATATCAGGCAGATCCATCATTCGGGAAAAAGCATGAAACTGAACCTGGGCCATCAAATTGAAATACCGGTTTCCGGTAAGTACTTCTCTGAATTTTCAACACTCCTGGATTGA
- a CDS encoding carboxypeptidase-like regulatory domain-containing protein codes for MRRILFIICVLFLFSTEGTSHLYAQAVIEGRVIDSESKNPLQGTHVFLSGTKIGTSTDTTGRYILKGIPAGAHRLVISMIGYGRKTFDLKLGPEEIKTMDFGLKPVVYEMNEIYAGDLDKKWKKRLEHFEELFIGETKWAESVVILNPEVLRFDANFWGRLNAKALAPLRIENRALGYHITYYLDEFTHNGTRTRWDGEPLFTEMTSSDSLQQARWEQNRREAFYGSLRHFWLALLQDRLKEEGFLLYNLRESSYRPYPNNRYRISPKRLISQAEEEYLHHIRFFGRLEIIYTRDKEDRRYLEWTRNFRRGVKGSQVSWLELNERPITLDEDGEVLEPYGATQMGYFAFHRLADLTPREYRPEGFVDLK; via the coding sequence ATGCGCCGTATCCTTTTCATAATTTGTGTTTTGTTCCTTTTTTCAACGGAGGGTACGTCCCATTTGTATGCCCAGGCGGTAATAGAGGGAAGAGTGATTGACAGTGAGAGTAAGAATCCACTTCAGGGCACGCATGTCTTTCTTTCGGGTACCAAAATAGGTACCAGCACCGATACAACGGGCCGCTACATTCTCAAAGGCATTCCCGCCGGTGCCCACCGGCTGGTGATCTCCATGATTGGCTACGGACGAAAGACCTTTGATCTGAAACTAGGTCCGGAAGAGATCAAGACCATGGATTTTGGGCTTAAGCCCGTGGTTTATGAGATGAATGAAATCTATGCCGGCGATCTTGACAAGAAGTGGAAGAAAAGGCTGGAGCATTTTGAAGAGCTTTTTATCGGCGAAACCAAATGGGCGGAATCCGTTGTGATTCTAAATCCTGAAGTGCTGCGTTTTGATGCCAACTTCTGGGGCCGGCTGAATGCGAAAGCCCTGGCGCCACTTCGCATTGAAAATCGCGCTCTCGGTTATCACATTACCTACTACCTGGATGAATTTACCCATAACGGCACACGAACCCGGTGGGATGGGGAACCGCTCTTCACCGAGATGACCTCCTCTGACTCCCTGCAGCAGGCGCGCTGGGAGCAGAACCGCCGGGAAGCCTTTTACGGATCCCTGCGGCATTTCTGGCTGGCCCTACTTCAGGACCGGTTGAAGGAAGAGGGATTTCTGCTTTACAATTTGAGGGAAAGCAGTTACCGTCCTTATCCGAATAATCGATACAGGATATCACCGAAGCGTTTGATCAGTCAGGCTGAGGAAGAGTACCTTCACCACATACGGTTTTTCGGGCGTCTTGAGATTATTTACACCAGGGATAAAGAAGACCGACGTTACCTGGAATGGACCCGTAATTTTAGGCGAGGGGTGAAAGGATCACAGGTTTCCTGGCTGGAGCTGAATGAACGTCCCATCACTTTGGATGAAGACGGGGAAGTGCTTGAGCCCTATGGCGCAACCCAGATGGGATATTTTGCCTTTCATCGCTTGGCTGACCTCACCCCGAGGGAGTACCGCCCGGAAGGTTTTGTGGATTTGAAGTAA
- a CDS encoding YceI family protein, translating into MDTATKTLWKIDPTHSEIQFKVKHLVISTVTGSFKSFEGAIETEGDTFENADASFSADIDSITTNNEDRDNHLKSDDFFNAETYPQLTFTSNSFEKLDDDTYSVTGDLTIRDVTKEVKLDVIHGGTVEDPYGNTKAGFEITGSINRKEFGLTWSAVTEAGNVVVGDVIKLHLNVQLVQS; encoded by the coding sequence ATGGATACCGCAACTAAAACACTCTGGAAAATTGATCCGACCCACTCCGAAATACAGTTCAAGGTGAAGCATCTCGTCATCTCAACCGTAACGGGAAGCTTTAAATCATTTGAAGGCGCTATAGAGACCGAAGGAGATACTTTTGAAAATGCAGATGCCTCGTTTTCTGCTGACATTGACAGCATCACTACCAACAACGAAGATCGCGACAATCACCTGAAGTCAGATGACTTCTTCAACGCCGAGACATATCCCCAATTGACTTTCACTTCCAACTCATTCGAAAAGCTGGATGACGACACCTATTCTGTGACCGGCGACCTGACCATTCGTGACGTGACCAAAGAAGTGAAACTGGATGTTATTCATGGCGGAACTGTGGAGGATCCCTACGGAAATACCAAAGCTGGGTTTGAGATAACCGGCTCTATCAATCGCAAAGAGTTCGGACTCACCTGGAGCGCCGTTACCGAAGCCGGGAACGTAGTAGTTGGCGATGTAATCAAATTGCACCTGAACGTGCAGCTGGTACAAAGTTAA
- a CDS encoding NADP-dependent oxidoreductase, which yields MGNKMKAAYFKEFGELDNIIVGELDRPEPGEGEVLVRVKAAGVNPVDAAVSRGMLNEVIPAEFPAIPGWDMAGVVEECGHSARRFEQGDEVYAYDRRPTIKHGTFAEYVVLPESYLAHKPETVSMEEAGGIPLVGLTAYQSLFQFGNLQENDTLLILGASGGVGTLAIQLAKSIGARVIGVAGEENQQFMKEIGADETIDYSAGHVGEALEEVAPDGVDFIFHCSRGDSLKQSIGTLKSGGQLISITNRNPDIPDDIQFQYVFVEPNAKQLEHIRELTEQGHIEVPVSKTYSLEETAEALRQIESLHTRGKTVITP from the coding sequence ATGGGTAATAAAATGAAGGCAGCCTATTTCAAAGAATTCGGTGAACTGGACAATATCATTGTAGGAGAATTGGATCGACCGGAGCCCGGCGAAGGAGAGGTACTTGTACGGGTGAAAGCGGCCGGGGTGAATCCGGTGGATGCCGCTGTATCTCGTGGCATGCTCAACGAAGTGATTCCGGCAGAATTTCCTGCAATCCCGGGCTGGGATATGGCAGGGGTTGTGGAAGAGTGCGGGCACTCTGCCCGGCGTTTTGAGCAGGGCGATGAAGTCTATGCCTATGACCGCCGACCCACGATAAAACACGGTACTTTTGCCGAATACGTAGTGCTGCCCGAAAGCTATCTGGCCCATAAGCCGGAAACTGTTTCCATGGAAGAAGCAGGGGGCATTCCGCTGGTGGGATTGACAGCCTATCAATCGCTGTTTCAGTTTGGCAATCTACAGGAAAATGACACCCTGCTGATCCTGGGAGCTTCCGGCGGAGTGGGTACCCTGGCCATACAACTGGCTAAAAGTATAGGTGCCAGAGTCATCGGAGTTGCCGGTGAAGAAAATCAGCAATTTATGAAAGAGATCGGAGCCGATGAGACCATCGATTACAGCGCGGGTCATGTGGGTGAAGCCTTGGAAGAGGTGGCACCGGATGGTGTCGACTTCATTTTTCATTGCTCCCGCGGGGATTCCCTTAAGCAGAGTATCGGCACGCTTAAAAGCGGCGGACAGCTTATCTCCATCACCAACCGGAATCCGGATATTCCCGACGACATTCAATTTCAATATGTGTTTGTAGAGCCGAATGCGAAACAACTGGAGCATATACGGGAACTGACCGAACAGGGACATATTGAAGTTCCTGTATCCAAAACCTACTCCCTGGAAGAGACCGCGGAAGCACTACGACAAATAGAAAGCCTGCACACCAGGGGAAAAACGGTTATTACACCGTAG
- a CDS encoding BTAD domain-containing putative transcriptional regulator: MGEPGRLHIELLGGFKLQYNGKLITTIDTPRLHQLLAYLLLHRDIQLSRQYVAFKFWPQSTEKQALTNLRNLLYQLKNKLPEASRFLIINTKTIQWNTNTNYTSDVCKVEDAVFQANSTDDIELKVNYLKEGIEAYKGPLLPECYKEWIDKHRQQFQQLYKESLEELINLLESSGNLKEAIQYTKKLIQHDSLNESAWRKLMKLHAQNNNRAEALQAYYNCRDSLQEEFDIDPAPKTEQVHQELLDSCKSRKIAPLVDERTSQAAMTSASRDNHRSPNNDFAQLPSFITETFKHRKESQYSELIFHKWLAVKSVPIIYGIGVGIIIVSILAVIFWPQSPVTVNHVKQISTANEGTSILVTEFKNRTDQADLGLNIRESIIADLTQPELVRVVERAEIENALWRMRRPDSTVITRKIGLEIGSRDGYPIVISGVVSSIGSTYQVSIQIIETATRKVVVHLREPAETKDDIIKATGQLSQRLREELLQSLDNIQQITPLPKLITPSLEALRLRAEAGDYFGQGDFNKAIILAKQAAELDTAFASAYGLLSAAHNNIGSHEKSDHYRRLTNRYANTLSGHQSIEALANDHFKHDQMDSAAYYYELLQEIEPDRSTFQLGEVYMIMGQLEKALQMYRHDLQESPTRIVPHIALIHTARKLGREELADSVMVLMKDRFPGSKSVYINKVANALRFRHLDLADSLATVMVDHSNREIRAWGRFHKLFLSAMHGKLKHTLAQADSLSVDAYRNVGPAGISCYLRMSIAAAFAAKSTDRALPALRAAEPYLWGRENSWGVADLEVLASGYALAGMIGEAERVLIHIDSLRKANDIHSTYGPNVRAVIALQKGRPKEAINHLRTFRSQRYGKFDPLNMWIWAEAHNRLEMPEKAIEGYRNILYSARLGMWYWSFYRGPLWTLAHEQLGYAYLATGNTIEAARHLSTFVELWEEADSDLQPRVAEARKVLARL; the protein is encoded by the coding sequence ATGGGAGAGCCAGGGAGATTACATATCGAACTGCTTGGGGGATTTAAACTCCAATACAATGGAAAGCTAATAACAACCATTGACACTCCAAGGCTGCATCAACTTTTGGCCTACCTTCTGCTTCACCGCGATATCCAATTATCCCGACAATATGTTGCTTTCAAATTTTGGCCGCAAAGTACCGAAAAGCAAGCTCTAACAAATCTGCGGAATCTTCTTTACCAGCTCAAAAATAAGCTACCGGAAGCAAGTCGGTTCTTAATCATTAATACAAAGACGATACAGTGGAATACCAATACCAATTATACATCTGATGTTTGCAAGGTTGAGGATGCTGTATTCCAAGCGAATAGTACCGATGATATTGAGCTTAAAGTAAATTATTTAAAGGAAGGCATTGAAGCATACAAAGGACCCCTGCTTCCGGAGTGCTATAAGGAATGGATTGACAAACACAGACAACAATTCCAGCAATTATATAAAGAATCATTAGAAGAGCTTATAAATCTGCTGGAAAGCAGCGGCAATTTGAAAGAAGCCATACAATACACCAAAAAACTAATTCAGCATGATTCGCTTAATGAATCAGCTTGGCGAAAGTTAATGAAACTCCATGCTCAGAATAATAACCGGGCTGAAGCGCTACAGGCTTATTATAACTGCCGGGATTCACTTCAGGAAGAATTTGATATAGACCCTGCCCCCAAAACGGAACAGGTCCACCAAGAACTTCTTGACAGCTGCAAATCAAGAAAAATTGCCCCATTAGTAGATGAGAGAACATCACAGGCAGCAATGACAAGTGCCTCAAGAGATAATCATCGATCTCCAAATAATGATTTTGCACAACTGCCTTCCTTTATTACAGAAACATTTAAGCATCGAAAAGAGAGCCAATACAGTGAATTGATCTTTCATAAATGGTTGGCAGTCAAGAGTGTGCCTATTATTTATGGTATAGGTGTTGGAATCATCATTGTATCTATATTGGCCGTTATTTTTTGGCCACAATCTCCGGTTACTGTCAATCACGTGAAGCAGATCAGTACAGCCAATGAAGGCACTTCAATATTGGTAACAGAATTTAAAAATCGCACGGATCAGGCCGATTTGGGGCTAAACATTCGTGAATCGATTATAGCAGACCTAACTCAACCCGAACTTGTTCGTGTAGTGGAGAGGGCTGAGATAGAGAATGCTCTTTGGCGTATGCGACGGCCCGACAGTACCGTTATTACCCGAAAAATAGGCTTGGAAATCGGCAGTCGCGACGGATATCCCATTGTAATATCGGGAGTAGTAAGTTCTATAGGCAGCACCTACCAAGTGAGCATACAAATTATTGAAACTGCAACGAGAAAAGTCGTGGTACACCTTCGGGAACCAGCTGAAACAAAAGACGATATCATCAAGGCGACTGGTCAGCTCTCGCAACGCTTGCGAGAAGAGTTGCTGCAATCGTTAGACAACATACAGCAGATCACCCCGCTACCGAAGCTAATTACCCCCTCACTGGAAGCTCTGAGACTTCGCGCAGAGGCCGGAGATTATTTTGGCCAGGGTGACTTCAATAAAGCCATTATACTTGCAAAACAGGCTGCTGAACTTGATACCGCATTTGCCAGTGCTTATGGGTTACTTTCGGCAGCCCATAACAATATAGGTAGTCATGAAAAGTCTGATCACTACAGAAGGCTTACAAATCGTTACGCAAACACATTGTCAGGACATCAAAGCATTGAAGCACTGGCTAATGACCATTTTAAACATGACCAAATGGACTCTGCTGCCTACTATTATGAGTTACTTCAGGAAATTGAACCGGACAGAAGTACGTTCCAACTTGGAGAAGTATATATGATAATGGGACAATTGGAAAAAGCACTCCAGATGTACCGCCACGATTTACAAGAATCCCCAACACGTATCGTTCCACACATTGCGCTTATTCACACTGCTCGCAAACTTGGCCGTGAAGAGCTGGCCGATTCTGTGATGGTCCTAATGAAAGATCGTTTCCCTGGAAGTAAAAGCGTTTACATTAATAAGGTGGCAAATGCACTGCGTTTTCGTCACCTAGATTTGGCAGACTCACTGGCAACGGTGATGGTGGATCATTCAAATCGGGAGATCCGAGCCTGGGGCAGGTTTCATAAACTCTTCCTGTCAGCTATGCACGGTAAACTTAAACATACGCTTGCTCAGGCCGACTCATTATCTGTCGATGCTTACCGAAATGTCGGACCGGCGGGCATCAGTTGTTATCTAAGAATGTCTATTGCGGCGGCATTTGCTGCCAAGTCAACTGATCGTGCCCTTCCGGCACTGCGAGCAGCAGAGCCCTATCTTTGGGGCCGGGAAAACTCATGGGGAGTCGCCGATCTGGAAGTACTTGCCAGCGGCTATGCATTAGCCGGTATGATTGGCGAAGCGGAACGGGTTTTAATACATATTGATTCGCTACGTAAAGCCAATGACATACATAGTACGTATGGCCCGAATGTAAGGGCGGTAATAGCTCTTCAGAAAGGGCGTCCGAAGGAAGCAATCAATCATCTCCGTACATTTCGGTCCCAAAGATACGGAAAGTTTGATCCCCTGAATATGTGGATATGGGCTGAGGCACATAACCGGTTAGAAATGCCGGAAAAAGCAATCGAAGGATATAGAAATATTCTGTACAGTGCGCGACTTGGTATGTGGTACTGGTCGTTTTACCGGGGTCCCCTTTGGACCTTAGCGCACGAACAGCTGGGATATGCCTATCTTGCCACCGGTAACACAATCGAGGCCGCCCGCCATTTATCTACTTTTGTTGAACTCTGGGAAGAGGCTGATTCCGATCTACAACCTCGAGTAGCAGAGGCACGTAAAGTACTAGCACGGCTCTGA